A genomic segment from Agelaius phoeniceus isolate bAgePho1 chromosome 2, bAgePho1.hap1, whole genome shotgun sequence encodes:
- the DGAT2 gene encoding diacylglycerol O-acyltransferase 2, protein MKTIIAAYSGVLRGTGSNILSALQDLFWLLKSKVEKQLQIISVLQWVLTFLIMGIACTLILMYILCTDCWAIAALYLAWLVFDWNTPKKGGRRSQWVRNWAIWRYFRDYFPIRLVKTHNLLTTRNYIFGYHPHGIMGLGAFCNFSTEATGVGQKFPGIRPYLATLAGNFRMPILRDYLMSGGICPVNRDSIDYILSKNGSGNAIIIVVGGAAESLNCTPGKNSVTLKNRKGFVKLALRHGADLVPVYSFGENEVYKQVIFEEGSWGRWVQKKFQKHIGFAPCIFHGRGLFSSNTWGLLPYSKPITTVVGEPITIPKIDNPSQQDVDFYHSMYVDSLIKLFDKYKSRFGLPETEVLEVN, encoded by the exons ATGAAGACCATCATCGCCGCCTACTCCGGCGTGCTCCGAG GCACGGGATCGAACATTCTTTCTGCTCTGCAGGATTTGTTCTGGCTATTGAAATCCAAAGTAGAGAAACAACTCCAAATCATCTCTGTGCTGCAATGGGTTCTCACTTTCCTTATCATGG GTATTGCTTGCACTTTAATCCTCATGTATATACTGTGCACAGATTGCTGGGcgattgctgctctgtatttaGCCTGGCTGGTATTTGACTGGAATACACCAAAGAAAG GGGGAAGAAGATCCCAGTGGGTGAGAAACTGGGCTATATGGAGGTACTTCAGGGATTATTTTCCAATAAGA ctGGTTAAAACCCACAATCTGCTGACCACCAGGAATTACATTTTTGGGTACCATCCACATGGCATCATGGGCTTGGGTGCCTTTTGCAACTTCAGCACAGAGGCCACGGGTGTTGGCCAGAAATTCCCTGGGATCCGACCATACCTTGCTACCCTGGCTGGGAACTTCAGGATGCCCATACTGAGGGACTACTTAATGTCTGGTG GTATATGTCCTGTGAACCGTGACAGCATAGACTACATCTTGTCCAAGAATGGCAGTGGCAATGCCATCATCATCGTGGTCGGAggggcagcagagtccctgaaCTGCACCCCAGGGAAGAACTCCGTGACGCTGAAGAACCGGAAGGGATTTGTGAAACTGGCTCTGCGGCATGG AGCGGACTTGGTTCCTGTCTACTCctttggggaaaatgaagtgtaCAAGCAGGTGATCTTTGAAGAGGGTTCCTGGGGAAGATGGGTTCAGAAGAAGTTCCAGAAGCACATTGGCTTTGCTCCATGCATCTTTCATGGCCGTGGCCTCTTCTCCTCCAACACCTGGGGCTTGTTACCCTACTCCAAGCCCATCACTACTGTTG TTGGAGAGCCCATCACCATCCCCAAAATTGATAATCCATCCCAGCAGGATGTGGACTTCTACCATAGCATGTATGTGGACTCCCTGATCAAACTCTTTGACAAATACAAGAGCAGATTTGGCCTGCCAGAGACTGAGGTCTTGGAAGTCAACTGA